The sequence below is a genomic window from Lolium perenne isolate Kyuss_39 chromosome 7, Kyuss_2.0, whole genome shotgun sequence.
CATGTTTTCAGAGGACGGCGGCAACTGGTGGATTCCAGGTGTGCTGCTGGCAGCATGCCTGCTCTGCCTCAACCTATTCTCAGGTGGCAAAGTCTTAGGCTATGAATACTTCTGAACATGTTTGCTTCTCTTCTTCAGTACAGACCATGACTATTGGTTTATGAGATTTAGAGATGAAATGATGCATGTGTACAAAGAATGTAACTAGTATACAGTACATACTAGCAGTCAGTGATATTAACCTAGTATACGATCCGTAAAAGAACTTCTTGCCCTTTTAGCCTTCAGAGTCCACTACTTTACTTTGCGGTGATGTGAGGGGAGTACTGATTTTTATCAGTTATCAGTAAAAACTAGGCAAATTCAGTACTTGTGAGTTGTGATCCAACAGGAGCTGGTTTAGAACTGGTTTGCCTTACCATGCAAATATGCAATTATCACGGTACACTGGCAGGGATATGTTTGGTAAATAATAATTTAGTAGAATTTTAACGGATAGTAGATTGCGAGAAATAATACATCAAGAAGGTACATGGTTCACATCCCCAGCGGATAGGACAAATATAGTTCTCGTAATAAGATAGCATACAGGTTTCAGCCAATAATAGCTGGTTGGGCCAAATTTAAGAGGTGCCTGCGGCAGCTGCCTCCTCCAGGAGCTGCTTCACCTTGGTGATGTAGTCGCTCATGGCTTCCTCCTTGGATTTTCCTGCAAATATCATGAAAATATTAGCAACGAATGGTGATGTCCTGCAGGAGTATTAGAGTAGACAACAGGATGTTGTTGTAACAGGATAGAATGATTTGAAAAGTAAATGGACCTTTAACAGCCTCCCATGCGCACCATTTGGCTCTGTCCCTCATGTTGAATACGCCAGGTTTAGCTTCAGGAAATTATTAGAAAAGGAGTAAGTACAAGTACGGCGCACTCTATCATGAACACAAAACTCACACCGGCAGGCAAAATGCTGTAAGGCGGACGATAGCATGCTCATACGTGGAGTTAATGCCCCCACTAAATTCACATGGAGAATTAACTCAAGCACTCTGAATATGAACACTTATTAGCAGCCAGATGCCTTAAAGTTTGTCAGCAAACGTATATGATGACTTTGTGGAGTAGTAACTCTACGAAGTTCAGAAATATATTACAGACAGATTCTGAAGAAGCGAAAAGGAGATTACTAGGCAGACTCTTATTATCTACTACTTTTTTTTTAGACCAACCTATATATGCATTAAAATTGAAGATCTAATTCAAGGATAAGCAGCAAAAGGGAAGAAAATACAGTAAGAAGTAGGCTtggcctttttctttttcctctttttttttttggttttcacTTGCTTACTAGAGAAATTCCTCTGTATTTCTAACCTTGCGGGCATCAGTTTCCAGTCGAACATCATTTTTGTAGGATTTGGATCTCTCAAGTCACTAAAATAGCTAAGCATTTGAAAATTTTCCATGATGCTTTGAAGATATCATGTTAGATGACATTGAATTGCAGCATTATACAGTGTCCAGCATACTGAATAAATGAAAATATCTACTTAGCGTCAACAAATATACATACGGGTGTTCACATCACCAACAGTGGCTTGCTTGTAGAGTCCATAGAGGACAAGCTTGTCTTCATTGGTGGTGCTctcgggcaaggtcttcgccttcTCGGCGTGCTCTTCGAAATCCTCCTGAGACATACATAGATTCCAAATCATTGTTCAGTGAAGCTACACCCACATAGTCCCCAGTCCAAACCTTTCGGACACATCTAAATTACTACAAATTGTTTCTATACGAAGAAAGCAGGCCTAATCCCCCTCACGCACTTTCCCAGAAAGACTCGCCGAGAAAAGGAAAATGAGGAGATCACACATGACTAGCAGGGAACTGTGGATCAGGGATTCAAACGCAGCATCAAAACACAAGACAGTCTGGATGCATGTCATTTCCTCTGCAATAGCATGAACACTTAGAACACTGAAGCTAAGATCATAAGAATTCATCGGAACAGAGTCAAATGCTCTGCATAAATCATCTCGGCGAGTCCATCTACTGTCCAGATCTCTCACCACAAAATCAATCACAACAATAACCGTCTAGCTAGTCTTTTTCTTCGCTATGATTGGAGAGGACAAGAACAGTCTAGTTGATCTAACAGATCTCGGCAAAATACACAAATCTCTAATAAAATCAAAGCTTAACGGCGCTCCGTTCCCAGCCTGGATCCGTCTAACGAGAAAATCTCCGGGACGACGCACAAACTCACACTATCGTAGACCGCGATGGAACAATCTAACATGAATGGGCAAACGGAATCAAATGCACGCCAAAGACAAAACAATGGGTAAGCTGAATTGGAACCAAACGAGATACTTCAAGATCTCTTCTTCAGAAAATTATATGCTGATTCGGGAGGGACTAGGGAGATCCGTATACCTGCAGACCCATTGCTTGGAGGGTTTTGTTAATTTCTTCCCTTTTCTTGGTTTCAACGATGATGCCGAGACGATGACAGTACCAGATCGATCTCAGATCCTTATATAGCGCAGTCCTTGAATTGTGTTTGTGTAGCGTTGAACACTTAAAGTCCCTTATTTGATCGGTAATTACGAACAGGTCCCTCTGTTGCAGGAGCATTTTATAGAAAGGGCCTCGTATTCATTTTCAGAAACGAAAGTTTCTACTACCTCCGTCCTAAGGAATAAGCACGCGTATTTCaaaacgaactttgaccataaaaattgagcaacaaaatcttgattatattatatgtaattaatatggttggattcgtattgaaaaacacttcctaatgatgctaattttatacaaacaatctttatatatttgaatcaattcttgatcaaataaaaaaaacacgtaaaacgagggcgtcttattccttgaatcggaggaAGTATATACGGAGTATACTAATCTCTAGGTTTCCTTTTTGCGCAGGAATAATAATCTGTAGATTGAGCAAACTAGAGTGTAGTAATTGCACTGTTGCACTAGCAGCTCATGTGAACGGAAACATGGAGGACACAAGAACATAGTTGACCAATATTACTCCGAAGTTTAATAACATTGAcattactactccctccgtcccagttcgcaAGGCAAAGTTTTCAAATATCTTGACCCAAGGTGAATTCTCATTGGCTCTAAATTTGCACGTTAAAACGTTAATCGATGCTGCAATTAATTGGGAAATTAAAAAGAACTAGCTGGCCGATCGCTGCATGCACGAAATAGCCGGCCGATCGGCGCTGTATTTTAATTTGCATGCACGAAATAGCCGGCCGATCGCTGCATGCTGCGCCCATCCCgctcttcttcctcctttgcGCGCTTCTTCCTCCTTCCGCGCGCAGGAATTTTTGTTTCCCCCTAAAATTTTGCTCTGGCGCCCAGATGTCCTTCCTAAATCTAGAGATTTCATTGAAAACTCAAACCGAATCTCAGCGCCAATTTAGGTCTTTATATTGCGATGGGGAAAACAAACCAGAGACGAACAGCCGAGTCAGCCCACTCTCGAGCGCTAATCTCATCTCCTCTCCTCGATTCAATGGCGTCGGACGGGGGAGACGAGGGACATCGTCGTCCGCCGCCTCTTGGCCTCCGAGGCCTGACTCGCGCTGCCTTCCTTCCTCGTTCCGGCGATGGCGACGGCCTTCCTCCACTTCGTACTCGTCGTGGCGGCGGCCTTCCTCCACTCGGTCTTGCAGGTCGAGGAGCATTGCCGTCGTTCTCCATTGGAACGGCTGCCTCTACACCGGTGTCGAGCCCCAGCGTCGGAGGGAGACGCCGCGTCGGGCTGTCGCGCCCACCTCGACCTCCTCGGCATCTGCCTCCTCCACCTCGGCATCTACCTCCTCCACCTCGGCATCTTCCTCCTCGACCTCGGCACGGACCTCCTTCACCATGTCATGGACGTCCTGCACCTTGCCGtcgacctcctccacctccatcttcatCGCGTCGCCATGGACCTCGCCCTCCTTCTCCATCTCCATGGTACAGCACTTGTGGGGAAGATGAGGCAATATGAAGAGGAGGCATGGCGTCGGCTTATATACATATGCATGGATGGAGTACTAATGCGAAGAGGAGGCAGATGGTACAGCACTATCTCCAACCGTTTCACACACAACATGCAAAAACTGAAACCCTTTCACATGCATGGAGTACTAGTGCGCGGTGGTTTCACATGCATAGAGTACTAGTGCGTGGTGGGAGATGAAAAGAGGAGTGTTTGCATGCAAAAATGAATTAGTTTACTCCCACATTAAATGCAAAATGTGCCTAGGAGCTGAGGGATTTTGGGACAAATATTTTTTGGGAATTTGCCTtgcgaactgggacggagggagtagtagatGTGTCTATCATGCCATAATAAAAATTAAAACCAACCAACAACCACCTACCCAATGTATTGTAATTTTTGAATATCTTGGTCCAAGGTACTAGCTGATTGGGTCTCATTTTCTCTCTCTCATTGGTGCATGCATTCTCTTTCTCTCCCTTATTGGTGCATGCAACCCCTTTCTCTCCCTCATTAAATAAAATTATGCCTTAGAGGTGGGGGTTATGGGACAAATAGTTTTTGAGAATATGACTTACActctaggacggagggagtatgactTCAAATCGTTTTTTAAGCAAAAACCGACTAGGAGTGTGGAGTACTTGTATCTCAAGTTCTCAACCGATTTAATAAAAGAAGACATGGCGATGTGGAGCCTTGCCGGGGCTAAGGCTTTAATGCTGCAAGAGTAGGATATGTACATTTGTGCTTGACCTTTAATCAAGTTTTTTTGGTTTGTAAGATCTCTGATAACTTCTCCTTAAAGCTGGTCATAgtgcatactccctccgtccacaaataagtggacatctagcccctaaaatttgtccacaaaagagtgtacttctatatTTCTAATGCATTTTAATTGCTTCTCGCTCGtcgcacggaaatcaaacccaataatattgagTATATGTTCTTCTTGTTTTTTACAAACACTTAACTCATTGGAGGTGAACTAATTAAAGAGAGGAGATGCATCTTCCCAATGCATTTTCTACTTCACTCCATAATGTATCTTGAAAACCCCGcacgtacacttatttgtggacggagagaGTAGTATCATattgtagtatcatgcatatgatacttatcTATGATACTATTACTATAATGGGTGGTATTATAGAGtagtatcataatcttctaaatttattgttttgtagaatcccaatacaaaatgtgtgtacaagatctatttagTATTAGCTTTTCTCGTAacgtgcgctatgatacagtatccacctatgttactctaatcttatCTCTCCTAATTAATTAGATGTCATATCAGTATTTTTGTGGGCCTAAAATACATGATACTACCTAAGATACtggcactatgaccagcctaaccAAGAATAAAAAATCTTTTGccttatttcaaaaaaaaagaactGGTCAACAACTCCTCATAACTTCTGTACTTATCATGTGTAGACCTTTTTCtcgtctgtggtgacttcgtcaatttcaagattcgATCCGCCGGCTCAGTGTTTCGGAGGTGcttataggggtagggtgtgcgtgtgtgcgttcatagggatgagtgtatacgcgtgtatgtgagcgtctgcgtttgtactgtatttctcaacaaaaaaaaattgcTCTTGGCGGTATAGACATGGTTATTTTCTGTTTGCTCAAGAATATAAAAGCGGACAAATTCATTGCAAGTGGTTGCACACCTATACTTGCGCCACCGGTATCATAAACACCGACTTGACTTTCTCCACCAATGGTATTGGGGCCAGGATAGCGCCAGAGTGGATGGACGGATGGGAGCTGTGGGCGCAACAGGATATGCTCTGTCTCTCGGATCTCGGTTAGCAAGTCGAAACGATCGGGTGATTGATTGATGAGCATCTTGCAACATGCAAAGAAGGCGATCGATCTGGCTGAGGCCAGAAAGAACGGCCGCAACTACTTCAGCCTTCGCTGCTGGGATAACCGTATAGAATCGAATTCGTGAAAGACGACGGGCATCCCTCTTGAGCGTAGAACACATTGATTCCATGGTCCAGGCGGTCCAGCCATATTGTTCGCTGCGTTTAACCAGCCTTTCCCCTGGCTACTTGGCCAACAATATACTCCCCACAAAGAAGGATTTTCTGGGGGTCATCAGTTCCATTTGTAGGAAAAGGAATTCCATCAGGACAGTTCATAATCTATGCATCTATTGTGCAAAACGCAACTAACTATAATTCTATAAATGGCATATATGGTCTAAACTTCCAAAACAACGTACATGGTCCAGATGAAACAACAACAATATCTTCATTCAAAGCATGCTCATCAGTATTATAAAGTATAGATATACATGATGTCCGAACTGCAACTAACATCCATTGTCTCAACATGAAATTAACTTAAATTTTCCGTACACAAGAATGATATGCAAACTGCAATTATTCAAAACACATGGTCATCAGTATTTTCACATCAACTTCTTCTGTCATATAAATAAACAACAGTACTGAGAGATAAAGAGCAAGCATCCAAATCTGCATGGTTTCAAAATAAATCGAAGGAAGAGCTGAGATTAACAAGATATACAACAACAGCACAAGGATAGGAATCATTAAAGTCGTAGAACAGCAGAGCATGCAAAAAAGTACCAGGTATCAACACAATCCGCTGGTCTTCTATTTCCAGCACCAAAACTAAATTCTGAACAAGTCATTGCTTATAACATTCACTAGCTGCAGGGTGAAACAAAATTATCGTAtcacttcttctcttccttctctgcCTCAGCAGCCTTCTTCAGACGGGCACCAAGTTGCCGCTGGTTCATCCTCTCAACACGGAGCTTGCCATAAGCGTTGAATGCCTTCATCTCGTCGGTGACCTTCACGACCTCGACGGAGCGCTTTTCACCACGAGTAATTGGCATGTAGTCACCGTGGACCTGGGTGGCATTGGCAAGCTCTTCCGGGGTAGAATCGCCAGCCTGAGACAAGAGCTTAAACATCAGGAACAGAAGAACATCATATAAAATATAAATGTACACACATAAGAAACTGCAGACATACCTTGACCTTGCGagcacaccttgggaagataaccAGCTTGGCCTTGTAGGTCTTGAGCCTAGAAACATTAGACTGCAGACCCTCAAGTGACTTGTTCTTGCGACGATGGTCCACAGAAATGCCAATGGTAGGAGCAAGCTTCTTTGGGATTCCTGCTGCCTGCACTTACAGCATAAAAGAACATCAGCAAAACGATAAAAGATGTTACATAATAGTAGCATGCATGGAAAATCATAGCAGCATCCTGATAGATAATAATCAGATCGCATGGAGAATACACTAAAAACACTAGTGTACATGCAAAACCTGAATGCATCATCTAAGGGGAATAGCCAAAGCTATCAATACAGCAAACAATCACTAGCATAAAGTACTCACTGAACGCACAATCAAGTATATCGAATTTGAGAACAGTGTAACAAACGCATGCATGACAGCAACTGATGCAGAAAAGAAGAAATACTAAACAAAGAAGCAATGTGGAAGAAACACATCACCTTCAGCTCCTCAAGGGTAAAGCCTCTCCCAGCCCTTGCCTTCATGTTGTACTTCAGAGTCTGGCATTGCACGACGGGGCGAAGAGGGCCAGAGGTAGGGCGAGGGAAGATCTTCACAGCCTTCTTTTGACGGGCTATAAACAAACAAAAATTGTTAGATGGTGGCTGGTTAGGGATACTGCACAGCATCACATTATTAAAGACCAAGTGTACCCATCTAAACAAACAAATGGAGATTTCACTCCATGCGCATCAGATGTATACCGAAATTCAAAAGGAATGCAAACTGCCATGGCACTGAACAGACATACTTCAGACATATTGCGGGTATCTAGCTTCCGGTTACAAAAGTTCAGGTGGGTTTACTGGAAACAATTAACTGGCCTGGTGATTAACAACAAATATTCACCAAGAAACACAAACACTCCCACCGTCTAAAAATAGATGTCTCAAATTTATCTAGATACAAATGTATCTCTAGCTAAAATGCAtcaagatacatccgtatctagacaaaaataagacacttatttttagacggagggagtactacacATAGAGAATTCAGGTGCCAGAAGAAGAATACATTTCTTTACTTCAGGGCGAATATAACTTCCGAGCATTGCATAAATAACTAAACAGATCAAATGATGGCAATGTGTGACAGACTAATAACCTATTCAAGCTAATACATGCATGTCAAGAAACGGGTTCAAATTTCACTAACCAGAATTTAACACTTCCTGTCACTGCAAACATGACTACTATCATCAAGCGATACATGACAAGTGTGTGCCTGATAAACATGCATACAACGAAAAAGGGCGGCTGCTCACCAATGCGGCGCCTCAGCTTGCGGGCAGGCTGGTTGAACCAGGTCTTGACATGGCTCTGCCAATCTTTTTTACAGTTGCCGCTGGGGATAACGTTGTTGTGCTTCACCATTTCGCCCCCTTCTTACCTGCACACGATCACGTCACCGAGGCAAACAGATCAGCACAGGAACAAAACAATGCAGCAAGTTATCTCCTCTGGGCAAGATCTAGTAAAATCAGCTTATCCAGCGCTTGCAAAGCATCATCGGGATAGAGGAGATGATTTCGTCAGACCGGGAAAGGGGAGGAGACGCGAGGGAGCGAACGAACCTGCACGACGGCAGCtgcgcggcggaggcggaggacgAAGTGCGGCGACGGAGGAGCGGGCCTTTAGTCTAGGATGCGTGTTTATAAGCGACCCCTAGCTTGGACGGCCGAGATCTTCTCATCCTCCGACGCTGTTGCGCCTCGTGGGCCAGACTACGGAATATGGCCTGTTTTACCTAAACTCCATCCTTCTCTATTTTCAGTATGCCAACGGATGTCATTTACCTACCTTATCATGGGCCGGCAGCACATTATCATTTTTTTTCTTCCTTGTATCTGTGTCTCTAGTATtatttatattttatattttaaTTTTTTGCTTCTTTTTATTTTCAGACTTTTATTTATCTTCATTTGTAGTTTTTTTTACTTTTACATTCTTATTGCGGGTATGGGGAAGAGCCTGTCGAGCTCTACCTGTTTCTTCTCGAGATTTTGTTCTATCGTCTGGCAGGGAAAAAGCGAACCGTTATTTTCTTATTAATCAGCGGTGGCAGCTGTTGTAATTTGAGCGAATACCAAGGGCAATAGAAAAACGGATGAAAAAAATGGGGAGAAaccttgaaaggatcgtatgccgcacctagagggggggtgaataggtgctaaccaatttttagttctttttcaatttaggcttgacacaaaaggtaaattctctagatatgcaactaagtgaatttacctatatgacaaggctaacaactaagcaagaaatATCTAaacaatatagagatagaataggatagaggtaaccgagagtggagcacgcgatgacacggagatgattcccgtagttcccttcctttgcaagaaggtacgtctacgtttggaggagtgtggttgctacgaaagccaaaccaacagccacgaaggcttcactcagatctccggtgagcaacgccacgaaggcctagcccacttccactaagggattttctcgaggcggaaaccgggcctttacaaggttcttggggcacacatccacaaccaaattggaggctcccaaatctgttacaacacaacaatcaacaacaatacatcaacacaaatcaactagggaaccaaataggaacactagcatgagatccctcaaacaagagagggggaaatgaagaacgcttcggtgaggatgtagatcggtgtcttctccttcgaatccccaaagatcaagagatttggttgggggaggaaggagatcttgcaaatcttgagtttcttgaggtggctctaatggaggtggcttggcagatttcttgtgtaatgattgagcaagcaaccaaggtagaagaagggggtatttataccccctctcaaaaatgagccgttgctgcttccggggggccggatattccggcctaagtaagggccggataatcccccccccccccccggataatccggccatcgggacaaaagtgtgacattatccggccaaatgtccgcccTATGCCGTAGAAGCTTTTCTTCCGCtccttagccaaaaacgagggggccggatatttccaaaatatccggcccggataatccggcctggtacaataccgggacattatccggcaaatgtccggcccccatactgcgCTGCATTTCCTCGacgacttagccaaaatcagggggccggatatttcaacaatatccggcccggattatccggcctggccaactttttctgatttcttttgacagacgatcaaatccaacacacatgaataaataactatgtaatccctgtaccacttaaacaaacattagtgtatcacatatattgacatcaaacacacaaaacataatgtgagagatgttctttcaatctccccctttttggtgtttgatgacaatatacggatttgcaagggaatcactatagagacaagcatgatggcaaagcatagaggcactccccctacatgtgtgcatataagtaatttgcatttgaatacaaatacacaacacataggagtatggtgcctcaacacaagagatatccaacatgagctctaacaatagacattgacacatatgaagttgagataggatgcaagaaatcatacccatgtgtagatatataatgcggagatatagcatcacacataatgtaacatccttgatctcaacaaatagaaatccgaaaaccataacaatgtctcacaccacatagcacatagttttgaacggcacacaaacaaaccaaatagttcaaataagagggaacacaagcaatataagaatgataaacgcatatgcttgtgcccaaaccatgcaaatcccggagaatcctaatagaacacttctccccctttggcatcgagacgccaaaaaggggacaagcgcgacgctacacgtcccatgggaatcactcggaggcataatcatcatcggactcttgcgcctcttcttcttcttcttcatcagtgtcaggtgcatccggagaacgacgagaggtgttggacctttgaaggcaatcatcaagatcactccaaggaacctgtgcagagtgccatccactgtaaccctggtgagctggaggctgaggcgggggaccttgatcaccactgagcttgtgtagaataaccgcctgagtatgcttaatctcagaacgctctcggctagctgcatagttctccttatggatctcaatgttcatgcaaaggatgtgacgctgaaaccaactaagccgggtcacttgcttcctcatagccgggacatcaggatgacgagcaggagcaaaaccactagaacgagcagcacccatgaaagtgtcaggtgcaggtacagctgaagagactggcttaagcttgtaggccttcttgacatggtgcttcacAAGAGGATACCCACTCAAATCTTCATCAGTCACAGCCACatagttgttgatgagaagctgaatgtaaggtgcatagggtatggtggtccgggagaccatggcatcatggatctcatggaagataaagtccatgatatcaagagtgaaGTCCCGATCCTCATTAGGctcacgagcacacttatagctgaggtgcataaggtccacaagggctccccggagagcgtcattgttaccaccacttgggcaaatggttgcccgaaagaaccggagcaactgactgtatatggAAAGCAGCCCCTTAGTAAAACCAACTTTTCCCGCTGCAGTATAGAGATGCacaagagcattcttatctgtctggtgtggtccatgaaggcgacgaccctcatcaacaggaactccaagaataccagcaaatcggcgcagagtggcactgcagttgaaagatcgagatgtcgcctagagggggggtgaacaggcaattacaaactcttgcggatttgtcttgtatgaatgcggaattaaactatcgtttagtttacaagcacaaaccctaaatatgctaagctcaactaagtgtaacaatagcaactagagctaagcaagataggcacaatatatatgtagcacaagtgatagcaagatatatgtacttcaagcacgatggctatcacaaggaaagagagctcgggtatagaaataaccgaggcacgcggagacgaggatgtattcccgtgttcccttgctttgcaacaaggtacgtcacgtttggaggagtggaggtcccacgaaggattccccgcgccacgaaggctcaccctattctccgaaccacacccacgaaggataatggccctttccttatggttagcttttcctccgctccggagatggcaagctccacaaccacttcacaagctccacgaagaagaagcccgggcctcttcacaatcttcttgaagagatcaccggagcaccaatcaccaagccaactaggaggtcaccctccaagagtaacaagctcacggtctctcactcgaacaaatcgtggtggagagctcaacactatgcaatgatgcaaagcaagaacaccggaggtgttcaagtccttcacactcaaatcccaccaaagcaacgaatgctaggatgagattggagaggaagaacaagggggaaagtcaaccaaagactccaagatctagatcccaagagattccctcacttagagaagaaatggtttggtggaagtgtagatctagatctcctctctcaaatcctcaaatatgagcaagaatggttggaggaatcaagggggagagcaagttcttcaaatagcaacaatggaggtgagagaatgagaAGAACTAAGGTCTaaaggtggaagaaggcctatttatagtccaagaagaaaaataaccgttggggaaaaaaccGAGTGAAAATCGCACAGAAAACGGCCCAAAAACGTGCCCCAGCCGGTTGACCGGAGCTgtggccggacaggccggtctggggtccggcccAGCCGGACCAGCAGCTGGGCGAGGCACGCAGCGCGCGTGGGCGGCGGATAAGGCTGTGGGCGCGCGGTCCGGTCCGAAATCCGGGTCGGGCGGGTGCCAGCCGGCGGCCCGGTAGGAGAACCGGCTCGTGGGCCGGGGAGGCAGCTGCCCGGTTAATGTCCTGGTCTGACCGGAGGGGGAGCTGGGCCAGGCTGGCacgt
It includes:
- the LOC127314724 gene encoding large ribosomal subunit protein eL13y — translated: MVKHNNVIPSGNCKKDWQSHVKTWFNQPARKLRRRIARQKKAVKIFPRPTSGPLRPVVQCQTLKYNMKARAGRGFTLEELKAAGIPKKLAPTIGISVDHRRKNKSLEGLQSNVSRLKTYKAKLVIFPRCARKVKAGDSTPEELANATQVHGDYMPITRGEKRSVEVVKVTDEMKAFNAYGKLRVERMNQRQLGARLKKAAEAEKEEKK
- the LOC127314728 gene encoding acyl-CoA-binding domain-containing protein 1, with the translated sequence MGLQEDFEEHAEKAKTLPESTTNEDKLVLYGLYKQATVGDVNTPKPGVFNMRDRAKWCAWEAVKGKSKEEAMSDYITKVKQLLEEAAAAGTS